In Eucalyptus grandis isolate ANBG69807.140 chromosome 4, ASM1654582v1, whole genome shotgun sequence, the following proteins share a genomic window:
- the LOC104444528 gene encoding protein NUCLEAR FUSION DEFECTIVE 4 isoform X3 encodes MAGQSRKWMILVATTWIQAFTGTNFDFSSYSSDLKTALGISQVQLNYLAVASDMGKAFGWCSGVSLRYLPLWAVMFMAAFIGLFGYGVQWLLIQQIISLPYFLVFFLSLLAGCSICWFNTVCYVLCIGNFQSNRALALALTISFNGVSAALYTLIANAIDPDDDTLYLFLNALVPLFISGVTLLPVLRQPPPQQLPPDAIKRDSRIFLFLNGVAVLTGLYLLLLNPFSYVSYRARLLLAGAILLLVLPLCLPGIVYARDWAQRVISSRISLNGSTFGLVNVDDLELHKELIGSEPAGINAPTNGNGNRSIFILRAEDGCCGNVMEKDQLTVLGEEHSARLLVRRWDFWLYYLAYLCGGTIGLVYSNNLGQISQSLGFGTQTSAFVTLYSSCSFFGRLLAAGPDFLPRYTLQGLGGLP; translated from the exons atGGCGGGGCAGTCGCGGAAGTGGATGATCCTGGTGGCGACGACGTGGATACAGGCGTTCACGGGGACCAACTTCGACTTCTCGTCCTACTCGTCGGACCTGAAGACGGCCCTGGGGATCTCCCAGGTGCAGCTCAACTACCTGGCGGTGGCGTCCGACATGGGGAAGGCCTTCGGCTGGTGCTCCGGCGTGTCGCTCCGGTACCTCCCCCTCTGGGCCGTCATGTTCATGGCCGCCTTCATAGGCCTCTTCGGCTACGGCGTCCAGTGGCTCCTCATCCAGCAGATCATCTCCTTGCCTTATTTCCTG GTGTTTTTCCTGTCTTTGCTGGCTGGTTGTAGCATCTGCTGGTTCAACACGGTATGCTACGTTTTGTGCATCGGGAACTTCCAATCAAACAGGGCACTAGCATTAGCCCTCACCATCAGCTTCAACGGCGTAAGTGCTGCTCTATACACTCTCATAGCCAACGCAATAGACCCTGATGACGACACCCTCTATCTGTTCCTAAATGCCCTCGTCCCTCTCTTTATTTCGGGTGTCACCTTACTCCCAGTCCTCCGCCAACCGCCGCCTCAGCAGCTCCCACCTGATGCCATCAAACGCGACTCGCGcatcttcctctttctcaatGGTGTGGCCGTCCTCACTGGCCtttacctcctcctcctcaacccATTCTCATATGTTTCATACCGAGCACGTCTCCTCCTAGCGGGGGCCATTCTCCTCCTTGTCCTTCCCCTATGCCTCCCCGGCATAGTGTATGCTCGAGATTGGGCCCAACGTGTCATCAGTTCAAGAATAAGTCTCAATGGGTCGACTTTCGGTCTTGTAAACGTTGATGACCTCGAGCTTCATAAGGAACTGATTGGAAGTGAGCCAGCAGGGATCAATGCTCCAACGAACGGGAATGGGAACAGAAGTATATTCATTCTACGAGCTGAAGATGGGTGTTGTGGAAATGTGATGGAAAAGGATCAGTTGACAGTTTTGGGCGAGGAGCACTCGGCTAGGCTGCTTGTGCGCCGGTGGGACTTCTGGTTGTACTATCTGGCTTATTTGTGTGGGGGAACAATTGGGTTGGTGTACAGCAACAATCTAGGGCAAATTTCGCAATCCCTTGGATTCGGCACTCAGACTAGTGCATTTGTCACTCTCTACTCATCTTGCTCTTTCTTTGGTCGTCTGCTTGCAGCTGGCCCGGACTTCCTGC CAAGATATACTTTGCAAGGACTGGGTGGCTTGCCATAG
- the LOC104444528 gene encoding protein NUCLEAR FUSION DEFECTIVE 4 isoform X1: MAGQSRKWMILVATTWIQAFTGTNFDFSSYSSDLKTALGISQVQLNYLAVASDMGKAFGWCSGVSLRYLPLWAVMFMAAFIGLFGYGVQWLLIQQIISLPYFLVFFLSLLAGCSICWFNTVCYVLCIGNFQSNRALALALTISFNGVSAALYTLIANAIDPDDDTLYLFLNALVPLFISGVTLLPVLRQPPPQQLPPDAIKRDSRIFLFLNGVAVLTGLYLLLLNPFSYVSYRARLLLAGAILLLVLPLCLPGIVYARDWAQRVISSRISLNGSTFGLVNVDDLELHKELIGSEPAGINAPTNGNGNRSIFILRAEDGCCGNVMEKDQLTVLGEEHSARLLVRRWDFWLYYLAYLCGGTIGLVYSNNLGQISQSLGFGTQTSAFVTLYSSCSFFGRLLAAGPDFLRDKIYFARTGWLAIALVPTPIAFVLLATSGNETILRTGTGLIGLSSGFVFSAAVSVTSELFGPNSAGVNHNILITNIPIGSLLYGLLAALVYDAGAETTARESMLGDATICMGRKCYQQTFIWWACISMVGLASSILLFLRTKPAYDRFERNRNRTEFS; this comes from the exons atGGCGGGGCAGTCGCGGAAGTGGATGATCCTGGTGGCGACGACGTGGATACAGGCGTTCACGGGGACCAACTTCGACTTCTCGTCCTACTCGTCGGACCTGAAGACGGCCCTGGGGATCTCCCAGGTGCAGCTCAACTACCTGGCGGTGGCGTCCGACATGGGGAAGGCCTTCGGCTGGTGCTCCGGCGTGTCGCTCCGGTACCTCCCCCTCTGGGCCGTCATGTTCATGGCCGCCTTCATAGGCCTCTTCGGCTACGGCGTCCAGTGGCTCCTCATCCAGCAGATCATCTCCTTGCCTTATTTCCTG GTGTTTTTCCTGTCTTTGCTGGCTGGTTGTAGCATCTGCTGGTTCAACACGGTATGCTACGTTTTGTGCATCGGGAACTTCCAATCAAACAGGGCACTAGCATTAGCCCTCACCATCAGCTTCAACGGCGTAAGTGCTGCTCTATACACTCTCATAGCCAACGCAATAGACCCTGATGACGACACCCTCTATCTGTTCCTAAATGCCCTCGTCCCTCTCTTTATTTCGGGTGTCACCTTACTCCCAGTCCTCCGCCAACCGCCGCCTCAGCAGCTCCCACCTGATGCCATCAAACGCGACTCGCGcatcttcctctttctcaatGGTGTGGCCGTCCTCACTGGCCtttacctcctcctcctcaacccATTCTCATATGTTTCATACCGAGCACGTCTCCTCCTAGCGGGGGCCATTCTCCTCCTTGTCCTTCCCCTATGCCTCCCCGGCATAGTGTATGCTCGAGATTGGGCCCAACGTGTCATCAGTTCAAGAATAAGTCTCAATGGGTCGACTTTCGGTCTTGTAAACGTTGATGACCTCGAGCTTCATAAGGAACTGATTGGAAGTGAGCCAGCAGGGATCAATGCTCCAACGAACGGGAATGGGAACAGAAGTATATTCATTCTACGAGCTGAAGATGGGTGTTGTGGAAATGTGATGGAAAAGGATCAGTTGACAGTTTTGGGCGAGGAGCACTCGGCTAGGCTGCTTGTGCGCCGGTGGGACTTCTGGTTGTACTATCTGGCTTATTTGTGTGGGGGAACAATTGGGTTGGTGTACAGCAACAATCTAGGGCAAATTTCGCAATCCCTTGGATTCGGCACTCAGACTAGTGCATTTGTCACTCTCTACTCATCTTGCTCTTTCTTTGGTCGTCTGCTTGCAGCTGGCCCGGACTTCCTGCGTGA CAAGATATACTTTGCAAGGACTGGGTGGCTTGCCATAGCACTAGTTCCAACACCAATCGCTTTCGTTTTGCTAGCAACATCAGGTAATGAGACAATTCTGCGCACTGGTACCGGCTTGATTGGGCTGAGTTCTGGCTTCGTATTCTCAGCTGCAGTCTCAGTGACATCCGAGTTGTTTGGGCCAAATAGTGCTGGGGTCAACCACAACATCCTCATCACCAACATTCCAATAGGTTCACTCCTCTACGGCCTTCTTGCAGCTCTTGTATATGATGCCGGTGCAGAGACCACAGCACGCGAAAGCATGCTTGGTGACGCTACGATATGCATGGGTAGGAAATGTTATCAGCAGACATTTATATGGTGGGCCTGTATCTCAATGGTGGGTCTAGCTTCCAGCATATTGCTCTTCCTACGAACCAAGCCTGCTTATGACCGGTTTGagaggaacagaaatagaacaGAATTTTCTTAG
- the LOC120292593 gene encoding metal tolerance protein 1-like → MEGLLYSAVRFEGKCHGHEHGPGHGQGHDHDHRHSGDGHDHGSHDHNDEDHAGPNPKPQVTADAHHHHHDKEFLEHHHGRETDLTEPLVKACCDINSEKESGPKQKKQWNINVQGAYLHVLGDSIQSVGVMIGGAIIWYKPEWKIIDLICTLIFSVIVLGTTIRMLRNILEVLMESTPREIDATRLAQGLCEMDDVTAVHELHIWAITVGKVLLACHVKIKREANADMVLNKVVDFIRREYNISHVTIQIERE, encoded by the exons ATGGAAGGTCTCCTATACTCTGCAGTCAGATTTGAAG GGAAATGCCATGGTCACGAACATGGTCCTGGTCACGGTCAAGGCCATGATCACGATCACCGGCATAGTGGAGATGGTCATGACCATGGAAGCCATGACCATAATGACGAGGATCATGCTGGACCTAACCCAAAACCCCAAGTCACAGCTGATGCACATCACCACCATCATGATAAAGAATTTCTGGAACATCATCATGGCCGTGAAACAGATCTTACAGAGCCATTGGTCAAGGCTTGCTGTGATATCAATAGCGAGAAAGAGAGTGGGCCGAAACAGAAGAAGCAATGGAATATTAATGTACAGGGTGCTTATCTTCATGTGCTAGGAGATTCGATTCAGAGTGTTGGCGTGATGATTGGTGGAGCAATCATATGGTATAAGCCTGAGTGGAAGATCATCGATTTGATATGTACCCTTATATTCTCAGTGATTGTGCTGGGCACTACAATAAGAATGCTTCGGAATATTTTGGAGGTTCTCATGGAGAGCACACCGAGGGAGATTGATGCCACGAGGCTGGCACAGGGTCTGTGCGAGATGGATGATGTGACTGCAGTGCATGAGTTGCACATCTGGGCAATAACAGTCGGGAAAGTCTTGCTGGCTTGCCATGTTAAAATAAAGCGTGAAGCCAATGCGGACATGGTGCTGAACAAGGTTGTTGACTTCATCAGAAGAGAATATAACATCAGCCATGTCACTATTCAAATAGAGCGTGAGTAG
- the LOC104444529 gene encoding B3 domain-containing protein Os04g0386900, whose amino-acid sequence MSGRQEDDYWPLSGKPFFDVILTKSHVQPRYNLFIPSRMHSLLPSQDTQTVLAYKDKTWNVMLYTKTKRFDYSWKQFVDDNHLKAGDACVFELMECLSTKVTFKVQILRSDFPAELLGKISGETAGAPIVIE is encoded by the exons ATGAGTGGAAGGCAAGAAGATGACTACTGGCCGCTCTCGGGGAAACCGTTCTTCGATGTTATTCTTACAAAGTCACACGTTCAACCCCGTTATAATCTG TTCATTCCTTCCAGAATGCATTCGCTGCTGCCGTCACAGGACACGCAAACGGTTCTAGCTTATAAGGACAAGACATGGAATGTTATGCTGTATACGAAAACAAAAAGGTTCGATTACAGTTGGAAACAATTTGTAGATGACAATCATCTTAAGGCTGGGGATGCATGTGTGTTTGAACTCATGGAGTGTTTAAGTACAAAAGTGACCTTTAAGGTTCAAATTCTCAGAAGTGACTTCCCAGCTGAATTGCTGGGCAAGATCAGTGGTGAGACGGCAGGTGCTCCCATCGTCATTGAGTAG
- the LOC104444528 gene encoding protein NUCLEAR FUSION DEFECTIVE 4 isoform X2 translates to MVQKVFFLSLLAGCSICWFNTVCYVLCIGNFQSNRALALALTISFNGVSAALYTLIANAIDPDDDTLYLFLNALVPLFISGVTLLPVLRQPPPQQLPPDAIKRDSRIFLFLNGVAVLTGLYLLLLNPFSYVSYRARLLLAGAILLLVLPLCLPGIVYARDWAQRVISSRISLNGSTFGLVNVDDLELHKELIGSEPAGINAPTNGNGNRSIFILRAEDGCCGNVMEKDQLTVLGEEHSARLLVRRWDFWLYYLAYLCGGTIGLVYSNNLGQISQSLGFGTQTSAFVTLYSSCSFFGRLLAAGPDFLRDKIYFARTGWLAIALVPTPIAFVLLATSGNETILRTGTGLIGLSSGFVFSAAVSVTSELFGPNSAGVNHNILITNIPIGSLLYGLLAALVYDAGAETTARESMLGDATICMGRKCYQQTFIWWACISMVGLASSILLFLRTKPAYDRFERNRNRTEFS, encoded by the exons ATGGTCCAAAAG GTGTTTTTCCTGTCTTTGCTGGCTGGTTGTAGCATCTGCTGGTTCAACACGGTATGCTACGTTTTGTGCATCGGGAACTTCCAATCAAACAGGGCACTAGCATTAGCCCTCACCATCAGCTTCAACGGCGTAAGTGCTGCTCTATACACTCTCATAGCCAACGCAATAGACCCTGATGACGACACCCTCTATCTGTTCCTAAATGCCCTCGTCCCTCTCTTTATTTCGGGTGTCACCTTACTCCCAGTCCTCCGCCAACCGCCGCCTCAGCAGCTCCCACCTGATGCCATCAAACGCGACTCGCGcatcttcctctttctcaatGGTGTGGCCGTCCTCACTGGCCtttacctcctcctcctcaacccATTCTCATATGTTTCATACCGAGCACGTCTCCTCCTAGCGGGGGCCATTCTCCTCCTTGTCCTTCCCCTATGCCTCCCCGGCATAGTGTATGCTCGAGATTGGGCCCAACGTGTCATCAGTTCAAGAATAAGTCTCAATGGGTCGACTTTCGGTCTTGTAAACGTTGATGACCTCGAGCTTCATAAGGAACTGATTGGAAGTGAGCCAGCAGGGATCAATGCTCCAACGAACGGGAATGGGAACAGAAGTATATTCATTCTACGAGCTGAAGATGGGTGTTGTGGAAATGTGATGGAAAAGGATCAGTTGACAGTTTTGGGCGAGGAGCACTCGGCTAGGCTGCTTGTGCGCCGGTGGGACTTCTGGTTGTACTATCTGGCTTATTTGTGTGGGGGAACAATTGGGTTGGTGTACAGCAACAATCTAGGGCAAATTTCGCAATCCCTTGGATTCGGCACTCAGACTAGTGCATTTGTCACTCTCTACTCATCTTGCTCTTTCTTTGGTCGTCTGCTTGCAGCTGGCCCGGACTTCCTGCGTGA CAAGATATACTTTGCAAGGACTGGGTGGCTTGCCATAGCACTAGTTCCAACACCAATCGCTTTCGTTTTGCTAGCAACATCAGGTAATGAGACAATTCTGCGCACTGGTACCGGCTTGATTGGGCTGAGTTCTGGCTTCGTATTCTCAGCTGCAGTCTCAGTGACATCCGAGTTGTTTGGGCCAAATAGTGCTGGGGTCAACCACAACATCCTCATCACCAACATTCCAATAGGTTCACTCCTCTACGGCCTTCTTGCAGCTCTTGTATATGATGCCGGTGCAGAGACCACAGCACGCGAAAGCATGCTTGGTGACGCTACGATATGCATGGGTAGGAAATGTTATCAGCAGACATTTATATGGTGGGCCTGTATCTCAATGGTGGGTCTAGCTTCCAGCATATTGCTCTTCCTACGAACCAAGCCTGCTTATGACCGGTTTGagaggaacagaaatagaacaGAATTTTCTTAG